In Caproicibacterium amylolyticum, a genomic segment contains:
- a CDS encoding regulatory protein RecX gives MELTAMEPRRHSMTALFIDGEYAVSVDTETLLQAGWKLGRDITDEELHELLQKSDTHRASEKALYLLEHRSHSKKELADKIARTVSREAAEAAAQKMVDLGLVDDDDFAQRFARELYRKGWAKRRVCYELSRKGIAPEMAEQAAEENEPDAQEAVLAVLRKKYRDLSDEKVRRRACAALQRLGYGYDDIRAAMHRYSTNEDEWDG, from the coding sequence GTGGAATTAACAGCCATGGAGCCCAGACGCCACAGTATGACAGCGCTTTTCATTGACGGGGAGTATGCTGTCAGCGTGGATACGGAAACACTGCTGCAGGCGGGTTGGAAACTTGGTCGGGACATTACCGACGAAGAACTGCATGAACTGCTGCAGAAGTCTGACACACACCGTGCCAGTGAGAAAGCACTGTATTTGCTGGAACACCGCAGCCACTCCAAAAAAGAACTGGCGGACAAAATTGCCCGCACGGTTTCGCGGGAAGCGGCAGAAGCCGCCGCACAGAAAATGGTGGACCTGGGGCTTGTGGATGACGATGACTTTGCGCAGCGGTTTGCGCGGGAACTGTACCGCAAAGGCTGGGCGAAGCGCCGCGTCTGCTACGAACTTTCCCGCAAGGGAATTGCACCGGAGATGGCGGAGCAGGCAGCGGAGGAAAATGAGCCGGACGCACAGGAAGCTGTGCTTGCGGTTCTGCGCAAAAAGTACAGGGATCTGTCAGATGAAAAAGTAAGGCGCCGTGCTTGTGCCGCTCTGCAGCGGCTTGGCTACGGATATGACGATATCCGCGCGGCGATGCACCGATACTCT
- the recA gene encoding recombinase RecA has translation MAAANKAAEDAKNKEEALKTALAKIEKQFGKGAVMRLGQNEAMHVEAIPTGSLGLDLALGIGGFPRGRIIEIYGPESSGKTTLALHCVAEGQKKKGNAAFIDVEHALDPIYAAALGVDVDSLLVSQPDTGEQALEITEALVRSGAIDVIVVDSVAALVPRAEIEGEMGDTHVGLQARLMSQALRKLAGAISKSNCVAIFINQLREKVGVVYGNPEVTPGGRALKFYASVRIDIRKIETLKSGTEQVGSRTRAKVVKNKIAPPFRIAEFDIMYGQGISHAGELLDLGVKLDIVEKSGAWFSYNGQRLGQGRDNVKKLFEENTALAEEIEAKVRANADKLYAKTVSTRASAAKPLDDAAEEAKPASADGTGAENEKPAAEQAGTRGRQVNIDIEADDE, from the coding sequence ATGGCAGCAGCAAATAAAGCCGCAGAGGACGCGAAAAATAAGGAGGAAGCGCTGAAAACCGCGCTTGCTAAAATTGAAAAGCAGTTCGGCAAGGGCGCTGTCATGCGTCTGGGGCAGAACGAGGCCATGCATGTGGAGGCAATCCCGACCGGCAGCTTAGGGCTTGACCTTGCTCTGGGCATCGGCGGCTTCCCGCGCGGCCGTATTATTGAAATCTATGGCCCGGAAAGTTCCGGCAAAACAACGCTGGCACTGCACTGCGTGGCAGAGGGACAGAAAAAGAAGGGCAACGCCGCGTTTATTGATGTGGAACACGCCCTTGACCCGATTTATGCCGCTGCACTGGGCGTGGATGTGGACAGCCTTCTGGTGAGCCAGCCGGACACCGGCGAGCAGGCACTGGAAATTACGGAGGCACTGGTGCGTTCCGGTGCGATTGACGTCATTGTGGTGGATTCCGTTGCCGCACTAGTGCCCCGCGCGGAAATTGAGGGCGAAATGGGTGACACCCATGTTGGCTTGCAGGCACGTCTGATGAGCCAGGCGCTGCGCAAACTGGCGGGCGCTATCAGCAAAAGCAACTGTGTCGCGATTTTCATTAACCAGCTGCGTGAAAAGGTCGGCGTGGTATACGGCAACCCTGAGGTTACCCCAGGCGGCCGCGCACTGAAGTTCTACGCTTCTGTGCGAATCGACATTCGTAAAATTGAAACTCTGAAAAGCGGTACGGAACAGGTTGGTTCCCGCACACGCGCAAAGGTTGTGAAAAATAAAATTGCTCCGCCGTTCCGTATTGCGGAATTTGACATTATGTATGGGCAGGGCATTTCCCACGCGGGCGAACTGCTTGACCTTGGCGTAAAGTTGGATATTGTGGAGAAGAGCGGGGCGTGGTTTTCCTACAACGGGCAGCGCCTTGGGCAGGGACGCGACAATGTGAAGAAGCTGTTTGAGGAAAACACTGCACTGGCGGAGGAAATTGAAGCCAAAGTGCGTGCAAACGCGGATAAACTCTACGCAAAAACGGTTTCCACGCGCGCAAGTGCAGCAAAACCGCTGGATGATGCGGCTGAGGAAGCAAAACCGGCATCCGCAGATGGCACCGGAGCAGAGAACGAAAAGCCGGCAGCTGAGCAGGCCGGTACGCGCGGACGTCAGGTGAATATCGACATTGAAGCCGACGATGAATAA
- the prmC gene encoding peptide chain release factor N(5)-glutamine methyltransferase — MTKQQAYLQAKKILQQADNESPAFDAVCLCQKVFGLDRTGLAIHGHEEATDAQAQQLAHLAELRAGCEPLQYLLGTWPFLDLELSVGEGVLCPREETELLARTAAELLPQCASVLDLCAGSGAVGLGLKSLRPDLSVSCGEKFVGALHFLRKNCEKYASLQVQPLQLDAFSPEDAKSCGKLGGFLCNPPYVEAGEIPDLQPELHFEPETALDGGADGLQFYRAIARLWVPQAVPGGLCAVEIGESQAAAVSELFQNAGLTNITVRKDFNGFDRVVYGTA, encoded by the coding sequence ATGACGAAACAGCAGGCGTATCTGCAGGCAAAAAAAATATTGCAGCAGGCGGACAATGAAAGTCCTGCTTTTGACGCGGTCTGCCTTTGCCAAAAGGTGTTTGGACTGGACAGAACCGGCCTGGCCATACACGGGCATGAGGAAGCGACGGACGCACAAGCGCAGCAGTTGGCGCATTTGGCAGAACTGCGCGCGGGCTGTGAGCCGCTGCAGTACCTGCTGGGAACATGGCCGTTTTTAGATTTGGAACTTTCTGTCGGTGAGGGCGTGCTTTGCCCGCGCGAAGAAACGGAACTGCTTGCCCGCACTGCGGCAGAACTTTTGCCGCAGTGCGCAAGTGTGTTGGATTTGTGTGCGGGCAGCGGCGCGGTGGGGTTGGGACTCAAAAGCCTGCGGCCGGACTTGTCGGTTTCCTGTGGGGAAAAGTTTGTGGGGGCCTTGCACTTTTTGCGGAAAAACTGCGAAAAGTATGCATCCCTGCAGGTGCAGCCGCTGCAGCTGGATGCGTTTTCCCCAGAGGACGCAAAGTCCTGTGGAAAACTAGGCGGTTTTCTCTGCAATCCGCCGTATGTGGAGGCGGGGGAGATACCGGATTTGCAGCCAGAGCTGCACTTTGAGCCGGAAACCGCACTGGACGGCGGCGCGGATGGCTTGCAGTTTTACCGTGCGATTGCCAGACTGTGGGTTCCGCAGGCCGTGCCGGGCGGCCTTTGCGCAGTGGAAATCGGCGAAAGCCAGGCGGCGGCGGTTTCAGAGTTGTTCCAGAACGCGGGGCTTACAAACATAACGGTGCGCAAAGACTTCAACGGTTTTGACCGCGTGGTGTACGGCACGGCGTAA
- a CDS encoding DUF1385 domain-containing protein, with product MTTQQPKKCITSIGGQALIEGILMRGPKRIEVAVRTPDGSIDSEELKYVPLWDRYKILRLPILRGVSSFIDSLMMSSKALNMSTEKSGMAEIEAEESESKFDQWLDKHLGDKLGGVVMAIGAVLGVLLALLLFFMVPTILFNLISNAAGPSVSGWRSPFEGVLRLLIFILYMGLIGYQSDVKRMFQYHGAEHKTIFCYEAGLPLTVENVKKQGRFHPRCGTSFMVLMIIIGVFVGIFIPFSNPFLRTFVKLLCIPIVMGLGYELIRYCGRHENRLTHFIAAPGLWMQRLTVKEPDDSMMEVAIAAMEKVIPENGEDRIKA from the coding sequence ATGACGACTCAGCAACCTAAAAAGTGCATTACCTCTATTGGCGGGCAGGCATTGATTGAGGGCATCCTGATGCGCGGGCCAAAGCGGATAGAAGTGGCGGTGCGCACGCCGGACGGTTCCATTGACTCTGAAGAACTGAAGTATGTTCCTCTGTGGGATCGTTACAAAATTCTGCGTCTGCCCATTCTGCGCGGGGTGTCCTCTTTCATTGACAGTCTGATGATGAGCAGCAAGGCACTGAATATGTCAACGGAAAAATCCGGTATGGCGGAAATTGAAGCCGAAGAAAGCGAAAGCAAGTTTGACCAGTGGCTGGACAAACACCTTGGCGACAAACTGGGCGGTGTCGTCATGGCGATAGGTGCAGTCCTTGGTGTACTGCTGGCGCTTTTGCTGTTTTTTATGGTGCCGACTATACTGTTCAATCTGATCTCCAATGCAGCCGGCCCCTCTGTTTCAGGCTGGCGCAGCCCGTTTGAGGGGGTTCTGCGGCTGCTGATTTTCATTCTGTACATGGGTTTGATTGGCTACCAGTCGGATGTAAAGCGCATGTTCCAGTACCACGGCGCGGAACATAAAACCATTTTTTGCTACGAAGCGGGTCTGCCGCTGACTGTGGAAAATGTAAAGAAGCAGGGACGCTTTCACCCACGCTGCGGTACCAGCTTTATGGTACTGATGATTATTATCGGCGTTTTTGTGGGCATTTTTATTCCGTTTTCCAATCCGTTTCTGCGTACATTCGTTAAGCTGCTGTGTATCCCGATTGTGATGGGACTGGGCTATGAGCTGATTCGTTACTGCGGCAGGCATGAAAACCGGCTGACGCATTTTATTGCTGCACCCGGACTGTGGATGCAGCGCCTGACGGTGAAAGAGCCGGATGACAGCATGATGGAAGTAGCGATTGCCGCAATGGAAAAAGTAATTCCGGAAAACGGAGAGGACAGAATCAAAGCATGA
- a CDS encoding sensor histidine kinase, which yields MNASKISRRWLLNSLGMTIGILVVLIIVLSLAVRGYTYNGIQTAIDSRSEELTNIFADYGRRSPKEFSKAGRQYVENFPGKESMELMVFNSSGKVINTSLGFAPDENEQMPDYKAALQSRNGYGTWTGKLSSGEKVMAVTRVLHSDTGDFVGGIRYVVSLSAADWQIFVIVLMLMAAGLVVIALVMLSSRYFMRSILTPIKEIGSTAKRIAQGDFNARIENIPNNDEVGELCETINDMAKELDTAERMKNDFISSVSHELRTPLTAIKGWGETLQGGGLDPKNFNKGMDVIIKETERLSGMVEELLDFSRMQSGRMTLTMDRIDILAELGEAVYMFSERAKTEGKFLLYEEPAMLSPVLGDVNRLRQVFVNILDNALKYTGRGGTINVAANEAEGFIQVTIGDDGCGIPEKHLPNVKKKFYKANQTVRGSGIGLALADEIMTLHSGSLDIESTEGVGTVVTITIPTIQKLRDHLQEEQEKKQMEERKMNDDSAT from the coding sequence ATGAATGCTTCCAAGATTTCGCGGCGGTGGCTGCTGAATTCTTTGGGAATGACCATTGGAATTCTGGTGGTGCTGATTATTGTTCTCTCACTGGCAGTGCGCGGCTACACCTACAACGGCATTCAGACTGCGATTGACTCCAGAAGCGAAGAACTGACCAATATCTTTGCGGACTACGGCCGCCGCTCCCCAAAAGAGTTCAGCAAAGCCGGACGGCAGTATGTAGAAAACTTTCCCGGCAAAGAAAGCATGGAATTGATGGTCTTTAACTCCAGCGGCAAGGTGATTAACACAAGTCTTGGCTTTGCGCCGGATGAAAATGAACAGATGCCGGACTACAAGGCGGCTTTGCAGAGCAGAAACGGCTATGGTACCTGGACGGGCAAGCTTTCCAGCGGGGAAAAGGTAATGGCGGTCACACGCGTGCTGCACAGTGACACCGGAGATTTTGTCGGCGGAATCCGTTACGTGGTGTCCCTTTCCGCGGCGGACTGGCAGATTTTTGTCATTGTGCTGATGCTGATGGCAGCCGGGCTGGTGGTGATTGCGCTGGTCATGCTTTCCAGCCGCTACTTCATGCGCAGTATTCTGACACCAATCAAGGAAATCGGCAGTACGGCAAAGCGAATTGCACAGGGTGACTTTAACGCACGGATTGAAAACATTCCGAATAATGATGAAGTCGGTGAGCTGTGTGAAACCATCAATGACATGGCAAAAGAACTGGATACCGCTGAACGCATGAAAAATGACTTTATTTCTTCTGTTTCCCACGAGCTGCGCACGCCTTTGACAGCAATTAAAGGCTGGGGAGAAACCTTGCAGGGCGGTGGCCTTGACCCGAAAAACTTCAACAAAGGCATGGATGTAATTATTAAGGAAACCGAGCGCCTTTCCGGTATGGTGGAGGAATTGCTTGACTTTTCGCGCATGCAGTCCGGCCGCATGACACTGACGATGGATCGCATTGATATTTTGGCGGAGCTGGGCGAAGCGGTGTATATGTTTAGCGAACGCGCAAAAACCGAAGGCAAGTTCCTGCTGTACGAAGAGCCTGCCATGCTTTCGCCAGTGCTGGGAGATGTGAACCGCCTGCGTCAGGTGTTTGTCAACATTCTTGACAACGCCTTGAAGTACACCGGCCGCGGCGGTACCATCAATGTTGCGGCAAATGAGGCAGAGGGCTTCATTCAGGTAACGATTGGCGACGATGGCTGCGGCATTCCGGAAAAGCACTTGCCCAATGTGAAGAAGAAATTTTATAAAGCAAATCAGACCGTGCGCGGCTCCGGTATCGGGCTGGCACTGGCAGATGAAATTATGACCCTGCATTCCGGCAGCCTGGATATTGAAAGCACAGAGGGTGTGGGCACGGTTGTAACCATCACCATCCCTACAATCCAGAAGCTGCGGGATCACCTGCAGGAAGAGCAGGAAAAGAAGCAGATGGAAGAAAGGAAAATGAATGACGACTCAGCAACCTAA
- a CDS encoding response regulator transcription factor, which yields MKKILVAEDEQAIREFVVINLNRAGYDVTEAENGDQALEIYAQQDGNFDVAVLDIMMPGEHDGLSVCKELRKQSGSIGIILLTARTQEMDKVSGLMMGADDYVTKPFSPSELVARVDAVYRRVALAQMRDENNFTEEIRSGEFALNLRSRTLMKGAQHIELTQVEFQIMEFFFSNPGTALDRSAILKHVWGDAYVGEEKIVDVNIRRLRMKVEDEPSNPKHIVTVWGLGYKWET from the coding sequence ATGAAGAAAATATTGGTAGCGGAAGATGAACAGGCAATTCGCGAATTTGTTGTAATCAACTTGAACCGCGCCGGCTATGATGTAACGGAAGCGGAAAACGGCGATCAGGCATTGGAAATCTATGCGCAGCAGGACGGCAATTTTGATGTGGCTGTGCTGGACATCATGATGCCCGGCGAGCACGACGGCCTTTCTGTCTGCAAGGAACTGCGCAAGCAAAGCGGCTCCATCGGCATTATTTTGCTGACAGCGCGTACACAGGAAATGGACAAGGTAAGTGGCCTGATGATGGGCGCAGATGACTATGTGACTAAGCCGTTTTCACCCAGCGAGCTGGTGGCGCGTGTAGATGCGGTTTACCGCCGTGTGGCACTGGCACAGATGCGCGACGAAAATAATTTTACAGAGGAAATCCGCTCCGGCGAATTTGCCCTGAATCTGCGCAGCCGTACCCTGATGAAGGGTGCACAGCACATTGAATTGACGCAGGTGGAGTTCCAAATCATGGAATTCTTTTTCAGCAACCCCGGCACTGCTTTGGACCGCAGCGCCATCCTTAAGCACGTTTGGGGGGACGCTTACGTTGGCGAAGAAAAAATTGTGGATGTCAACATCCGCCGCCTGCGTATGAAAGTCGAGGATGAGCCAAGTAACCCGAAGCACATTGTTACTGTGTGGGGACTGGGTTACAAGTGGGAAACCTGA
- a CDS encoding FG-GAP repeat protein: protein MKLRKKCRVWKAAVLGVAASLLLSGCSFTGLDARSLMHPPRPTGEKADIYALLESKAGKNFTLKYPAAGDYRSAIIQHNLCGNSHAEAVALYQRGDDDTSVNILFTADEDGKWKDIGSFTNPGAQVDRICFGDLDGDGTDETIVGWGSSTGSASTISVYKYSKGRMNEIKLDQTYNEIALMDFDGDGKKELFTASIPTDSQQPITAGLFRMKDSALQLMGSIRLDTGISKFSGLAAGDVSKGQPGVVLDCVQTNSKTLSELIYWNKKKNTLCAPLYNAQSPLQNVTLRDMSVACSDINSDKILEFPIVTRLPGYTGTAADDVGNEVQWTRFDSASGNYATVSCMIINARDGYRVVLPDKWKDTITTKQDVSARKLTFYAFDSAKGTAGSPLLVVQIFSKSEWNSKKPEGFTEVLADGSLITAISCPTPKAALAIPAAQLKQCFQTAADGA from the coding sequence GTGAAACTGCGAAAAAAGTGCAGAGTTTGGAAAGCAGCGGTGTTGGGGGTTGCCGCCAGCCTGCTGCTTTCCGGCTGTTCATTTACCGGGCTGGATGCCCGCTCTTTAATGCATCCGCCCCGTCCTACCGGGGAAAAGGCGGATATTTATGCATTGCTGGAGTCCAAAGCGGGCAAAAATTTCACTCTGAAATATCCGGCGGCGGGCGACTACCGCTCTGCCATTATTCAGCACAACCTGTGCGGCAACTCCCACGCGGAGGCAGTGGCACTGTATCAGCGCGGGGATGACGACACCTCTGTCAATATCCTTTTCACCGCAGACGAGGACGGTAAGTGGAAAGATATCGGTTCCTTTACAAACCCCGGTGCGCAGGTGGACCGTATCTGCTTTGGTGACTTGGACGGCGATGGAACGGACGAAACCATTGTGGGCTGGGGCAGCAGCACCGGCTCTGCCAGCACGATTTCCGTTTACAAATACAGCAAGGGCAGAATGAACGAAATCAAGCTGGACCAGACCTACAATGAAATTGCGCTGATGGATTTTGACGGTGACGGCAAAAAGGAACTGTTTACTGCCAGTATTCCGACAGACAGTCAGCAGCCGATTACCGCAGGGCTTTTCCGTATGAAAGACAGCGCTCTGCAGCTGATGGGCAGCATCCGGCTGGACACCGGCATTTCCAAATTTTCGGGTCTTGCGGCTGGAGACGTCAGCAAAGGGCAGCCGGGGGTTGTGCTGGACTGTGTGCAGACAAACAGCAAGACGCTTTCGGAACTGATTTACTGGAACAAAAAGAAAAACACGCTTTGTGCACCGCTGTACAATGCGCAGTCGCCGCTGCAGAATGTTACACTGCGGGATATGTCGGTTGCCTGCAGTGACATTAACAGCGACAAAATTTTGGAATTCCCAATCGTTACGCGGCTGCCGGGCTACACCGGCACAGCGGCCGATGACGTGGGAAATGAAGTACAGTGGACCCGCTTCGATTCTGCCAGCGGCAACTACGCAACGGTTTCCTGCATGATCATCAACGCGCGGGACGGCTACCGGGTGGTTTTGCCCGACAAGTGGAAGGACACAATTACCACAAAGCAGGACGTCAGCGCGCGCAAGCTGACATTTTACGCATTTGATTCTGCAAAGGGAACAGCCGGCAGCCCGCTTCTGGTTGTTCAGATCTTTTCTAAGAGTGAATGGAACAGCAAAAAGCCGGAGGGCTTTACCGAGGTGCTGGCAGACGGAAGTTTGATTACTGCAATTTCCTGCCCCACCCCAAAGGCAGCACTGGCAATTCCGGCGGCGCAGCTGAAGCAGTGCTTTCAGACTGCGGCAGACGGTGCTTAA
- a CDS encoding LysR family transcriptional regulator: MNTNFEYYRVFCQVAKHHSMTLAAQTLNITQPAVSKSIHQLEASLGCILFQRNKNGVRLTAEGQELYRYASHACDLLARGEERVRSLRELSSGSLCIGTSDMLMHFFLLPYLQKFHSLYPSVKIHLVTGNSPQTTAALRDGRIDVGVVASPVEKDGLVTVPICCIYDIFVANQSFSQLLGKNVTLQELARLPLICCSPGTTTRQFVDSFFLQHNIVLHPEFELEATDMIVPFAESGLGVGIVLRALAKSSLERGTLFEVHTCEHLPTRQICVIALQDTRLSCAAQSFLEGLTIGGALAKPQQLI, encoded by the coding sequence ATGAATACAAATTTTGAATACTACAGGGTGTTCTGTCAGGTTGCCAAACACCACAGCATGACCCTTGCAGCGCAGACCCTGAATATTACCCAGCCGGCCGTCAGCAAGTCCATTCATCAGTTGGAAGCCTCACTGGGATGTATTTTGTTCCAGCGAAATAAAAACGGCGTGCGGCTGACCGCCGAGGGACAGGAACTGTACCGCTACGCTTCCCACGCCTGCGACCTGCTTGCCCGCGGGGAAGAACGTGTGCGCAGCTTGCGGGAACTTTCCAGCGGCAGCCTGTGTATTGGCACTTCCGACATGCTCATGCACTTTTTCCTGCTGCCTTATCTGCAGAAATTTCACAGCCTGTACCCCAGTGTAAAAATTCATCTGGTAACCGGCAATTCCCCGCAGACAACCGCCGCACTGCGTGACGGGCGGATCGATGTTGGCGTAGTTGCCTCTCCGGTGGAAAAGGACGGGCTTGTCACAGTGCCGATTTGCTGTATCTATGACATATTTGTTGCAAACCAGAGCTTTTCGCAGCTGCTCGGCAAAAACGTAACTCTGCAGGAACTGGCACGGCTGCCGCTCATTTGCTGCTCCCCCGGCACCACTACCCGTCAGTTTGTGGACAGTTTCTTTCTGCAGCACAATATTGTTCTGCACCCCGAATTTGAGCTGGAAGCAACGGACATGATCGTTCCATTTGCGGAAAGCGGGCTTGGGGTCGGCATTGTTCTGCGGGCACTGGCCAAAAGCAGCTTGGAACGCGGCACACTCTTTGAAGTACATACCTGTGAGCACCTGCCCACCCGCCAAATCTGTGTGATTGCGCTGCAGGACACCCGGCTTTCCTGCGCCGCACAGTCTTTTCTGGAAGGGCTGACCATCGGCGGCGCACTGGCAAAGCCGCAGCAGCTGATTTAA
- a CDS encoding YoaK family protein, whose amino-acid sequence MSLRKRLQNMPAHEMLFTGLCLAFVGGLLDAYTYVLKGGVFANAQTGNIVLVGIRLVTGSFSGAINAFLPILTYFLGVFLTEMLKDKMPDSVFIEWQHIVVIIEIVLLFVVGILPPQVPDEVVIVLISFTCSMQVNAFRKTRGLPFATTMCTGNLRSCAEKLYKFCSFRDPQNGRDALRYFLVILLFFSGAALGALLCSVLGLRTAWVGSGLLLVLLFVLLYFK is encoded by the coding sequence GTGTCGCTGAGAAAAAGGCTGCAAAACATGCCTGCACATGAAATGCTGTTCACTGGTCTGTGTCTTGCATTTGTAGGCGGGCTGCTGGATGCTTATACTTATGTTTTAAAAGGTGGTGTTTTCGCGAATGCACAGACCGGCAACATTGTGCTGGTAGGCATCCGGTTGGTAACCGGCTCCTTTTCAGGTGCAATTAACGCCTTCCTGCCAATACTGACTTATTTTCTGGGCGTTTTTTTAACGGAAATGCTGAAAGATAAAATGCCGGATTCGGTTTTTATCGAATGGCAGCATATTGTGGTAATCATTGAAATCGTTCTGCTGTTTGTGGTTGGAATTTTGCCGCCGCAGGTGCCGGATGAAGTTGTTATTGTATTGATTTCGTTCACTTGCTCCATGCAGGTAAACGCTTTCCGTAAAACGCGCGGCCTGCCCTTTGCAACTACCATGTGCACCGGCAACCTGCGCAGCTGTGCCGAAAAGCTGTACAAGTTCTGTTCTTTCCGCGACCCGCAGAACGGGCGCGATGCTTTGCGCTACTTCCTTGTGATTCTGCTGTTTTTCTCCGGTGCGGCATTGGGGGCACTGCTCTGCAGTGTGCTGGGGCTGCGCACAGCATGGGTGGGCAGCGGTCTGCTTCTGGTCCTGCTGTTTGTGCTGCTGTATTTTAAATAA